The sequence ACCACACTGTACACAACACAAAAACTTAAAGAAAGTAAAAGGAAAACAACAAATTCATTCTCAATAGAAATTAAAATTAGCTACTTAATTATAatgatatatataatatataatatatattcgaAACTTCAATATCCTATCTACAATTATACACTCAGTAGCATGCCATTATTACAGCATCAACCAAAAGATTCATCAACAACCATTTCTCTTATACTTTATggccattaaaaaaaaactaaaatcaagaagaagaaaaagaaaaaagataaaaagaaaACCCTGAacaaaatcatgaaaaaaaaaaactaaatagtAGCAGAAAAAAGCTTATTAAACCCTGCAGATACACAGGAACTCGGTCTCACGATGGACTCCAAATTCTTGAGCAAATCCGCTGCAGAGGGCCTGGCGGCCGGATCCCCTGCGGTGCACTGCAGCGCAAGATTCATGGTCTCGACCATCTGATTCTGGCGATCAGCCAAGGCTTGATGATCGCCCTTCATCGCCGTATCAACCCACATCTCCACGTGGCAATCGGAGTAGCAATACCTCGCCCATTCCACCACGCCGCCGCCGACCCCGAGCTCCGCGTTGTCGGCCCGGTTCTTGCCCGTCAGGAGCTCGATCACGAGAAGCCCGAACCCGAATACGTCGCTGCTTCGGGTCGGGCCTTTTGATCCTGTAGAATTTTTGCAAGAAAgggtttttttttgttaaaagaaaaaagaaaatgaaaaaatatgtaTACGTTGCATGGACATATGATTAcatgcaaaaaaataaaataagatgagTTTATGAAGCTGCACAATGATTTGTAGCacccttttcttttttattttttagtattttttattatttgttttttttactttaagTACACCACCAAAGATTGTACTTGCgacaaaaaaaaagtgagaCTCATTTCGATAGCTTTCTTGATTGAATTTATGCATGCACGAATGAGGGATTTTGGATTGTAttgttatatttaattattacttatgagagtatatatatacaaaattggATTATAGTAATAAAAACCTGATTTTTGTAAAAATTACAAACTTTACACTTAACTTATGCCTTGTAATTGTATCAATTCGAATTCAAGACTACGAAATTATAAATACTTTATAAGTTAAATGCAAACTATTCGTAACAATTTTATATTCactactatttttatttaatactataatCCTATATCTATATGTTTGAAGAAATGAAAATCCACTATATCTATATGTTTGAAGAAATGAAAATCCACTAGGAACACGATCGATTCAAATAACTCAAAGAATTAATCACTTAAACCACTAAGAACATCGATGTTTGCATTTATCTTGTAACATATGAGTGCATGttagaattaatttaatttctaattaagATTCGAATTCGAACTCAATTTTTGTCATCTCATAACCTAATTAAGTATCTTCGCAGAAACATGCACAAcaacaaaaatcgaaaaaaatttaaagaaaatagTTATTTGTGGAAAATTAATTACCTTGATCAACATAGGAATTGAAACTCAACCTCAAGCGCGCTTCTTCTCTCTCATCCACCATCACTCTCTCAGCTGCCACCTCTCCCACCACCACGCTAGGTTTGCAGCGGCAATGCAAATACTTGAGCGCTCTCGCGATCCCCACCGCGATCTTGATCCGACGGTCCCAATTCAATCCCCCCATAATCTCGCTCAAATTCTTCCCCTCCACGTATTCATACACCATCACCGCCGCCTTCTCCGACCTGCAAATTCCCAACAGCTTCACCACGTTGGGGTGGCTGAGGTGGGCCCACCGCCCCCACCACTCGGCCGTCGGAGCCGCCGCCGCGATCTCCTTCGCGAAGAAGTTTTTCCGATTCGACGACGATTTGCCGACGTACGACAAACCTAGTTTCCCGCTGGCGACGAGGTTTTCCTCCCTCATGgcggaaacgacgtcgtttgcgGTGATCGACCGCGCGAGTTTCGAATTCGCGCGCTGCAGCtcccagccgccgccgccgccctcgcTCTCCACCCTCTTCGCCACGGGCCCGCTCCGCCGACGCGCGGCGAGGACGGCGACGCCGAAGACTAGCACGGCGGCGAGGAGGAGGGCCAGCACGAGCCAGCGGAGGCGGGCGGTGCCTCCTCTCCCGCCTCTGCATGGCGGCAGACCGCTTATCTCATCGCCGCCGCAAAGGCGCGTGCCCGCGACGGCGGTCGCGTTTATCGCGAGGAACCCCGCTGTCGCGGGAAGGCCGCCCCTGAGGTGGCGGTTGTGGGAGACGTTGATTTGGACGAGGGACTCCACTTGCCCTAAATCGGATGGGATTTTTCCCGCCAATTCGTTGGCGGAGAGATCGAGCTGTCCGAGCACCGGCATGGCGGCGATACTTGCCGGAATTTCTCCGATCAATTCGTTGCGGCTGAGGTCTAACGCGACCAGCTTCTTGCAATCGGATAATTGGTCGGGGATTCGGCCGGAGAGCTCGTTCCCGCCTAATTTCAGGTCCACGAGCTGCGAGAGACGCCCGAAACTCACCGGAATTCCGCCGGAAAATTCGTTCGCGGATAAGTCCAAATTCTCGAGCTTCTGACTGCCGAAATCCACCGGCAACGGCCCCAAAAACttgttgttcgccaaattcagcatcTCGAGCTGGGGCATGTCCCATCTCCGGTCACCGATCCCGCCGGAGAGATTGTTCCCCGAGATATCCAGGAAGTAGACCCTCGGTAGCTCGGTGAAATCCGGCGGGAGCTCACCGGAGAGCCGGTTTTTCTGGAGGCGGACGCGCTGCAAGCTCTTGCAACGGCTCAAATCCGCCGGAATCTCGCCGGAGAAAGAGTTGGAGAAGA comes from Salvia miltiorrhiza cultivar Shanhuang (shh) chromosome 3, IMPLAD_Smil_shh, whole genome shotgun sequence and encodes:
- the LOC131015328 gene encoding leucine-rich repeat receptor-like serine/threonine-protein kinase SKM1, which gives rise to MAKGISKTYGIFVFVFVSVFSACRGFEGSELELLISVKSSINDQFGALSNWNSSVPFCKWNGISCSFDSSHVSKIQLPGKNLSGKIPESIFRFPYVDSIDLSNNQLSGEIPRNLSHCLSLKHLNLSSNNLTGAVPTGPPPLLETLDVSDNILSGELPADIGRLFPSLKVLDVGGNALVGRIPSSVANLTELEFLTLASNQFSGEILRNLAGMKRLRWVYLGYNNFTGEIPAEIGGLAALRHLDLVYNNFSGGIPPSLGNLTNLEHLFLYFNKLTGEIPKQIFDLEKLVSLDLSDNFFSGEIPELLKNLQNLEILHLFSNNFSGKIPKALSSLPHLQVLQLWSNNFSGEIPQDLGKGNNLTVLDLSTNNLEGKLPANLCASGRLFKLILFSNSFSGEIPADLSRCKSLQRVRLQKNRLSGELPPDFTELPRVYFLDISGNNLSGGIGDRRWDMPQLEMLNLANNKFLGPLPVDFGSQKLENLDLSANEFSGGIPVSFGRLSQLVDLKLGGNELSGRIPDQLSDCKKLVALDLSRNELIGEIPASIAAMPVLGQLDLSANELAGKIPSDLGQVESLVQINVSHNRHLRGGLPATAGFLAINATAVAGTRLCGGDEISGLPPCRGGRGGTARLRWLVLALLLAAVLVFGVAVLAARRRSGPVAKRVESEGGGGGWELQRANSKLARSITANDVVSAMREENLVASGKLGLSYVGKSSSNRKNFFAKEIAAAAPTAEWWGRWAHLSHPNVVKLLGICRSEKAAVMVYEYVEGKNLSEIMGGLNWDRRIKIAVGIARALKYLHCRCKPSVVVGEVAAERVMVDEREEARLRLSFNSYVDQGSKGPTRSSDVFGFGLLVIELLTGKNRADNAELGVGGGVVEWARYCYSDCHVEMWVDTAMKGDHQALADRQNQMVETMNLALQCTAGDPAARPSAADLLKNLESIVRPSSCVSAGFNKLFSATI